The following proteins come from a genomic window of Bactrocera dorsalis isolate Fly_Bdor chromosome 6, ASM2337382v1, whole genome shotgun sequence:
- the LOC125779355 gene encoding piggyBac transposable element-derived protein 4-like, producing the protein MLIVQYRQNYVPGTNVTVDKQLLTFHGRCKFRMYIPNKPAKYGVKLEMMCDSGTRYMVDCIPYFGKGTNTGGMALGEYFVKELTRSTHGTNRNVTMDNWFTSIPLAKQLLQQPYKLTIVGTLRSNKREIPEEMKNKKRSKRNNQTTEVNTSRKVNTSMFVYDGPLTHLSFKPKPSKMVYMLSSCDEEASVNPDNKKPRMIEFHNSTKGGVDTFDQMCSVMSCSRKTNRWPMCVFYGMMIIACINSYILYCHNVSVQGEKILPRRDFMKKLHSQLVEPWLKIRQEIRTMPTHTKNKITEILFPNNDKNQGQSQPSATNDLQPAEAPTSNKRKACGLCSNKKRRMTKSVCAKCNTAICGEHKVDFCIKCSLKN; encoded by the coding sequence ATGCTTATTGTTCAGTACCGCCAAAACTACGTTCCCGGAACAAATGTTACTGTTGATAAGCAGCTACTGACTTTCCATGGCAGGTGCAAATTCAGAATGTATATACCAAATAAACCCGCCAAGTATGGGGTCAAGTTAGAAATGATGTGTGATAGTGGCACAAGGTATATGGTCGACTGTATACCATATTTCGGAAAAGGAACCAATACAGGAGGGATGGCTTTGGGAGAGTACTTCGTAAAGGAACTTACTCGTAGTACTCACGGCACGAACAGAAACGTTACCATGGACAATTGGTTTACCTCAATACCACTAGCAAAGCAATTACTTCAGCAGCCTTATAAGCTGACAATTGTAGGAACATTACGTTCTAATAAAAGGGAAATTCCAGAAGAAATGAAGAACAAGAAAAGGAGTAAGAGGAATAATCAAACCACCGAAGTCAATACATCCAGAAAGGTGAATACATCGATGTTCGTGTATGATGGACCCCTTACACATCTTTCCTTCAAACCTAAACCATCAAAAATGGTGTACATGCTTTCCTCTTGTGATGAGGAAGCCTCAGTTAATCCAGATAATAAAAAACCACGCATGATAGAGTTCCACAATTCTACAAAAGGTGGCGTTGACACATTTGATCAAATGTGCTCTGTAATGTCATGCAGCAGAAAAACCAATCGATGGCCAATGTGCGTTTTCTATGGAATGATGATTATAGCATGCATCAACAGTTACATACTTTATTGCCACAATGTCTCGGTACAGGGTGAAAAAATACTGCCTAGGCGTGATTTTATGAAGAAGCTGCATTCGCAACTTGTAGAACCTTGGCTGAAAATCCGACAGGAAATTCGTACCATGCCGACCcacaccaaaaacaaaataacagaGATATTATTTCCCAATAATGATAAAAATCAAGGTCAAAGCCAACCATCAGCCACCAATGACCTTCAACCAGCAGAGGCACCAACTAGTAATAAAAGGAAAGCTTGCGGTCtatgttcaaataaaaaaaggcgCATGACAAAGTCGGTATGCGCAAAATGTAACACTGCAATTTGTGGTGAACATAAAGttgatttttgcataaaatgctctttaaaaaattag